A section of the Larus michahellis chromosome 1, bLarMic1.1, whole genome shotgun sequence genome encodes:
- the LOC141743845 gene encoding alpha-2-macroglobulin-like protein 1: protein MRIAVLLSLLFHIAAAFHQLHYLVVIPADLRYPSTQVACLHITCYETKLQVNLVLERSAGRELLVQETIQKEKTFMCTKFWVASPADGTEEIATVKLIITGEGASIEEEKKVLIRKASSGTFIQTDKPSYQPGQTVKFRVVTLDEDFIALNDSISLFLQDPKNNRIEQWLNVVPQDGIADLSFQLSDEPLLGTYVINVTNANAYGSFSVEEYVPPKFAVIFEAPNQIYALDKTFPLRVCGRYTYGKGVQGMVHVGLCQKIASFLPNALKPHLCLEFNNQTDEMGCFFTNVSLSSFSRDFRYYQDSIVAEALLVEDGTGIQVNASHKLLISKIVGMALFDDVNSYYHTGEMYRGKIKVIDYQGKALKHKEVILVLSCGEQQFKQKYITGDSGTASFSLNTTAWNSTLASLEASVLHQNLDEEPGTVDLSYQRASHSIRPFYSTSRSFLSIVRVLEMMACGKKQAVQVDFRIYQEDLEHGPKRVIFSYFVTGKRGIVHAGQKTVWVGLPRMMKGGFSIPLNFSSIYAPAPRLVVYVIFPNGKIIADSAIFSVSMCFRNKVELGFSTPKTLPDSEVGLHLLASPGSTCAVWTVDQSDLLLKSGKQLSSSLIYGLFPSVDNSRYPRQVSEDDHSCGFPNSDEPDVFTAFREMGLKIMSNTNIRKPTACPTTPSTTMLQETAMFTSRPMLMFAQPHIAYNTEHLTTSTYQPTMFSPVSSDEEKVHKHFPKTWIWDLYSVGPSGNKNVTVTVPNTITEWKAEMFCTGRNGFGLAPASSLLVFKPFLVELTLPSSVIQGETFILKATVFNYLQRCMKIQVTLEEFAHFQLKPCDGCVYSSCLCASEARTFQWSVTAEQLGLMNITLSTEAVATQELCDKEIPFVPNQGQKDTITKLLLVRPEGVLVEKAHSSILCPKKGNPAQESVSLMLPPNVVEGSVRASVSVTGDLMGTALQNLDHLVQMPHGCGEQNMVLFAPIVYVLQYLEKTRQLTPEIKERATGFLRNGYQIQLQYQHPDGSYSEFGTKDGYGNTWLTAFVVKCFVQAKPYIFLDNRTIQAALTWLESHQLPNGCFRNVGQLFHTAMKGGVDGEVLLAAYITAAYLEAGETPESTVVRKALGCIAPSVPTAASTYTQALLAYTFALAKDSQRTQELLDKLDRKAIRAGGQIHWSQTPSKPRPSTSPLSETQSVDVELTAYVLLALLSKSNSTGSDLTTASGIVAWLTRQQNAYGGFASTQDTVVALQALAKYAALTHSTQGAAEVRVKSQRGFERKFQVSYQNRLLVREAALTEVPGKFLVEAHGSCCVFTQMVLRYNVPSPQVSTSFAVRVKTEPVNCTEDDTHSVTVYVNVRYTGKRSTSNMVIVEISLLSGFVLAPGSGMPLQHWHPVRRTEKTQGGVALYLDKLSHKSETCVLHLEREVGVTNLKPGHVRVYDYYHPGLSCPVAEEQALADYNVFCI, encoded by the exons GTTGCATCTCCAGCTGATGGCACAGAGGAGATCGCCACTGTCAAACTGATCATCACGGGCGAAGGGGCCAGTATCGAGGAGGAGAAAAAGGTCCTGATCCGCAAAGCCAGCAGTGGCACCTTCATCCAAACAGACAAGCCCTCCTATCAACCAGGGCAGACAG TGAAATTCCGTGTTGTGACTCTGGACGAGGACTTCATTGCACTCAACGATTCG attTCCCTGTTTCTCCAG GATCCTAAGAACAACCGGATAGAGCAGTGGCTGAATGTGGTCCCCCAAGACGGCATTGCAGATCTGTCTTTCCAGCTAAGTGATGAGCCTCTGCTGGGGACATATGTCATCAATGTAACCAATGCAAACGCATATGGCAGCTTCTCCGTTGAGGAGTATG TGCCACCAAAATTTGCAGTGATCTTTGAGGCGCCAAATCAGATTTATGCGCTAGATAAAACCTTCCCGCTCCGGGTATGTGGCAG ATACACCTATGGGAAAGGTGTCCAGGGGATGGTTCACGTGGGCCTTTGTCAGAAGATAGCCTCCTTCCTGCCCAATGCTTTAAAACCTCATCTCTGTCTGGAGTTCAACAACCAG ACAGATGAGATGGGTTGCTTCTTCACAAATGTGAGTCTGTCTTCCTTCAGTCGAGACTTTCGGTACTATCAGGACAGCATAGTTGCAGAGGCCTTGCTGGTGGAGGATGGTACAG GGATACAGGTCAATGCTTCCCACAAATTACTCATCTCCAAGATTGTCGGGATGGCCTTGTTTGATGACGTGAATTCTTACTACCACACTGGAGAGATGTACAGGGGGAAG ATTAAAGTCATCGACTACCAAGGCAAGGCACTGAAGCACAAAGAAGTCATCCTCGTGCTAAGCTGTGGTGAGCAGCAATTTAAGCAGAAGTACATCACTGGGGACTCTGGGACAGCTTCATTTAGCCTGAACACAACTGCTTGGAACAGCACCTTGGCCTCGCTAGAG GCAAGTGTCCTGCATCAAAATTTGGATGAAGAGCCTGGGACAGTTGATTTGAGTTACCAGCGAGCCTCTCATTCCATACGTCCATTCTACAGCACCAGCAGGAGTTTTCTCTCTATTGTCCGCGTGCTGGAAATGATGGCCTGTGGTAAAAAGCAGGCTGTCCAGGTGGACTTCAGAATTTACCAGGAGGACCTGGAACATGGGCCCAAACGCGTCATTTTCTCCTACTTT GTCACAGGGAAAAGAGGGATAGTCCATGCAGGTCAGAAGACTGTTTGGGTTGGGCTGCCAAGAA TGATGAAAGGCGGCTTCTCCATCCCTCTTAACTTCAGTTCAATCTATGCCCCAGCTCCAAGACTTGTTGTTTATGTTATCTTCCCTAACGGAAAAATCATCGCCGATTCTGCCATCTTCAGTGTCTCCATGTGCTTCAGAAATAAG GTCGAGCTGGGCTTCTCAACGCCCAAGACCCTTCCTGATTCAGAGGTTGGTCTCCACCTGCTGGCATCTCCTGGGTCCACGTGTGCTGTCTGGACTGTGGATCAGAGCGACCTTTTGCTCAAGTCAGGAAAACAGCTTAGCAGCTCCTTG ATCTATGGGCTGTTCCCATCTGTTGATAACTCCAGGTATCCTCGCCAAGTGTCTGAAGATGATCATTCATGCGGGTTCCCAAATTCTGATGAGCCTGATGTGTTTACAGCATTCAGG gaAATGGGGTTGAAAATTATGTCCAACACCAATATCAGGAAACCCACAGCGTGTCCAACCACTCCATCGACAACTATGCTGCAGGAAACAGCAATGTTTACTTCCAGGCCCATGTTGATGTTTGCCCAGCCCCATATAGCATATAACA CAGAGCATCTGACAACATCTACCTATCAGCCCACTATGTTTTCACCTGTATCTTCAGATGAAGAGAAAGTACACAAGCATTTCCCCAAAACCTGGATATGGGATTTGTATTCTGTGGG TCCCAGTGGAAACAAGAATGTCACTGTCACTGTGCCTAACACCATCACAGAGTGGAAAGCAGAGATGTTCTGCACAGGACGTAATGGCTTTGGACTTGCTCCAGCCTCCAGTCTGCTTGTTTTCAAGCCCTTTCTTGTGGAGCTCACACTGCCATCTTCTGTGATTCAGGGTGAGACCTTCATCTTGAAGGCCACAGTCTTCAACTACCTGCAGCGATGCATGAAG atCCAAGTGACCCTGGAGGAGTTTGCACACTTCCAGCTGAAGCCATGTGATGGCTGTGTCTACAGCAGCTGCTTATGTGCCAGTGAAGCCAGGACCTTTCAGTGGAGTGTCACAGCTGAGCAACTGG GGCTCATGAACATCACCCTCAGCACAGAGGCTGTGGCCACCCAAGAGCTCTGTGACAAAGAGATACCATTTGTTCCAAACCAAGGACAGAAAGACACGATCACCAAACTCCTCCTAGTCCGG CCAGAGGGAGTGTTGGTAGAAAAGGCTCACAGCTCCATCCTGTGTCCCAAAAAAG GGAATCCAGCACAGGAGTCTGTGTCTCTGATGTTGCCTCCAAATGTGGTTGAAGGTTCGGTCAGAGCCTCCGTCTCGGTCACCG GTGACCTCATGGGGACGGCACTACAGAACCTGGACCACCTGGTGCAGatgccccacggctgtggggagCAGAACATGGTGCTGTTTGCCCCAATTGTCTATGTGCTGCAGTACTTGGAGAAGACGAGGCAGCTGACCCCTGAGATCAAGGAGAGGGCAACAGGATTCCTGCGCAATG GGTACCAGATACAGTTGCAGTATCAACACCCTGATGGTTCCTACAGTGAATTTGGTACTAAGGATGGGTACGGTAATACTTG GCTGACTGCATTTGTGGTTAAATGCTTTGTCCAAGCCAAGCCATACATTTTTCTGGACAACAGGACAATCCAAGCCGCTCTCACCTGGCTGGAGTCCCACCAGCTTCCCAATGGTTGCTTCAGAAATGTGGGCCAACTTTTTCACACGGCCATGAAG GGAGGTGTGGATGGGGAAGTCCTCTTGGCTGCCTACATCACTGCTGCATACTTGGAGGCAGGAGAGACACCAGAG AGTACGGTGGTGCGCAAGGCTCTGGGCTGCATCGCTCCTTCTGTTCCCACAGCTGCCAGCACTTACACCCAAGCCCTGCTGGCCTACACCTTTGCCCTGGCTAAGGACTCTCAACGCACACAAGAGCTACTTGATAAGCTTGATCGAAAGGCGATCAGAGCAG gtgGGCAGATCCACTGGAGTCAGACCCCATCCAAGCCGAGGCCCAGCACCAGCCCTTTGTCGGAGACACAGTCTGTGGATGTGGAGCTGACAGCCTATGTCCTCCTGGCCCTGCTCTCCAAGTCCAATAGCACAGGGTCTGATCTCACCACAGCGTCTGGCATCGTGGCCTGGCTCACAAGGCAGCAGAATGCCTATGGAGGGTTTGCCTCAACACAG gaCACAGTAGTCGCTTTGCAGGCCTTGGCTAAGTACGCAGCACTGACACACAGCACACAAGGGGCTGCAGAAGTGAGGGTGAAGTCCCAGAGAGGCTTTGAGAGGAAGTTCCAAGTCTCCTACCAGAACCGGCTGTTGGTGCGGGAGGCGGCACTGACAGAAGTCCCGGGGAAGTTCTTGGTGGAGGCCCACGGCAGCTGTTGTGTCTTTACCCAA aTGGTGCTGAGGTACAACGTGCCCTCCCCACAGGTCTCCACATCCTTTGCTGTGCGAGTGAAAACTGAGCCAGTCAATTGCACGGAAGATGATACACACTCCGTTACTGTCTATGTCAATGTCAG GTACACTGGGAAGAGATCCACTTCCAACATGGTGATCGTGGAGATATCCCTACTGTCTGGATTCGTCCTGGCTCCAGGATCCGGGATGCCT CTGCAGCATTGGCACCCTGTGAGAAGAACTGAGAAAACAcaaggaggtgttgccctctacttGGACAAG ctgAGCCATAAGTCCGAGACATGTGTTCTGCATCTGGAGCGGGAGGTTGGGGTGACCAACCTGAAGCCAGGCCATGTCAGGGTCTATGACTACTACCATCCAG GTCTCTCATGTCCTGTTGCAGAGGAGCAGGCCCTGGCTGATTATAATGTCTTCTGCATCTGA